GCGGGAGGAGACGGGGCCCTCGGGCGGGGCGGTGGACGGAGGAGGCCCCGGGGAAGGGCCCGGGGAAGGGCCCCCGGGGGCGGGCCCGTGCGGCGGACGGCACGGTGAGCCGTAGGCGGGTATGTCGGAGGCCGACGGGCCGGGGCCGTTGAGCCGGAGGCCGGTACGTCGGAGGCCGACGGGCCGGGGCCGTTGAGCCGGAGGCGGGTACGTCGGAGGCCGGTGTGGCCCGGGGGGCAAAGCCCGGGTGGCCGGTGGCCCAGAAGCCGGAGCCCTGTGGGCCCGGGGCACCGGCCGGTGGGCCCAGGGTTCTCGCCCCCGCCGCCCCTTCCCGTCCCGTTCCCAGGGGCTTCGCCCCTTCGACCCCACCGGGGCTCCGCCCCTGGACCCCGCGGGCTCGCCCGAGAGCACCCGGGCCTGCCCCCTCGGTGGGGGTCAGCGGCGGCCCGCGGGGCCTCCCGAGACCGCCGCCGGCACGACCGGGCGGCCGGGCCGGGGACGGTCACGGCGACGCCGTCCGGTCGGTGCCGACGGGAGCCGAGCGGTCGGCCGGGCGCGACACGGACGGTGCCGGTGCCGCCCCGGCCGCGAGGACGGCGGCCGGTCCACGCCCGCTCCGCCGAGCAGGCGGCAGGCACCACCCGCGACCGACAGACGCCCATCACCCACCCCACCCGCGACCAGGCACCACCACGCCGACCCACACGCCCGGCAGCACCCTCACCCTCCCGGCACCGCCCGCACCCCGATACCCGGCCACACCCGCGACCGACCAGCACCCACCACCCACCCCGCCCGCGACCAGGCACCACCGCGCCGGCCCACACGGCGCGGCAGCACCTCCCCCACCGCGCTCCCGGCTTCTCAGCCCAGGGACGCCACCTTGTCGCGGTACGTGCGGACCGGGGGCGCGTCCTTGTAGGGCTCCAGGCGGCGTTCGAAGTCGCGGACGTATTCGTCGGCGCGGACCGAGCGCATGTCGGCCGCCTGGGCGGCGGCCTCGGCGCCCAGGCGGCAGGCCTGTTCGAGGTCGCCGAGGCCGAGGCGGGCGGTGGCGAGGACGACCCGGCTGAACAGGCGGCTGCGGGCGTACGCCGGGGCGCGCAGCTGGAGGGCGCGTTCGGCGTGCTGGGCGGCGGCGCGGTACTGCTGGAGGTCCCGGTGGCAGTGCCCCAGTTCGTCGGCGAGCTGTCCCTCGTCGTAGGAGCGCGCCCAGAAGGGGACCTCGTCGCCGGGCCTGGCCGCCTCCAGGGCGCGTTCGGCGCGGGCCAGCGACGCGGTGCAGGCGCGGACCTCGCCGAGCACCCCGTGCCCGCGTGCCTCGGCCGCGTGCAGCAGCGCCTGCACGGCGGGCGGCGCGGAGCCGCCGAGGCCCTGCTGCGCCACCCGGGCCAGTTGGACGGCCTCCCGTCCGTGCGCCAGGTAGACGGCCTGCCGGCTCATGGTGACCAGGACGTAGGCGCCGTAGGCCCGGTCCCCGGCGGCCTGGGCGAGCCGGAGCGCCTGGACGAAGTAGCGCTGGGCGAGGCCGTGCGCGGCGATGTCGTACGACGTCCAGCCGACGAGCCGGGTGAGGTCGGCCGCCGCCGCGAACAGGCGGCGTCCGGTCTGCTCGCCGTAGCTGCCGCGCAGCATCGGCTCGCACTCGTGTTCCAGATAGCGCACGAGGGCCTGCCGGGCGTGCCCGCCGCCGTACATGTCGTCGAGGCTGCGGAACAGCTCGCCCACCGAGCGCAGCGCGGCGATGTCCCCGGGGGTGACCCGCCGGCCGGTTTCCTGCTCGGTCTGGGCCCGCTCGGCCCGACCGCGCTGGCGGGGCACGCCGGGGACCGGCTGCCCGGCCCCGGCGAGCGGGGGCGCGGGCGGCGGCGCGGGCTGGGACGCGGGCGCGGCGGCCGTACGGCCCTGGGCGGGGACCCGGGGCACGGCGGGCTGCTCGGTCCGGGCGACCCGGTCGTCGGCCCGCCCGATCAGCCAGTCGCGGCTGGGCACCACGAGCCCGGCCGGGGTGAAGGCGATCTTGCGGAGTTCGGCCTGGCTGCCGGAGTCCTTGCGCCACAGCCCGCTGACGATGTCGACGGCCTCCTCGGGGGCCGCGGCGAACTCCAGCCCGGCGTAGACCGGGGCGCAGGCGTCCAGGCCGAGGTCCTGCGCGGTGAGGCGGCGGCCCAGGCGCCGGGTGAAGACCTCGGCGATGAGGGCGGGGGTGGTCCCTCTGGGCTGCTGGCCGCGGAGCCAGCGGGTGACCGAGGTCTTGTCGTATCTCAGGTCCAGGCCGTGTTCGAGGCCGAGCTGGTCCACACGACGGGCCAGACCTGCGTTGGAGAACCCCGCTTCTGCGATGAGCGCGGCGAGCTGGCGGTTGGGGGTGCGCTGCGCGGGTCGTTCCGTCATCTGCGGTGCGGTCTCCTGCCTTTCGGGCCCGCACGCGGGTGCGTGGTGCCCGGATTGCCTGTGAGCAGCCCTTATGGCCTCATGAACGGCGCGAATGTAGCGGAGAGTGAGCAGCCGACCGCGCTCTTCGGCATCTATTCATCCGATCGTGTGAGGATTGCCCGCGCGGCTGACGCGTGGCGGCCGGACGTACAGTGGCGTGGGCGCATGACGTGCCTGACGACCTTCCAGGGAGGCGCTTGCCGTGAGTGAGGTGCGGTTCGTCCGCAGGGGATTCGGTGCCGAGGCCGTGGACTACCAGGAGGCCTGGGACGAGCAGCGGCGGGTGCACGCGGCCCGGTTCGCGGACGAGATCCCCGACACCGTGCTGCTGCTGGAGCACCCGCCCGTGTACACGGCGGGCCGGCGCACCCAGGACAGCGAGCGCCCGCTCGACGGCACCCCCGTCGTCGACGTGGACCGCGGCGGCAAGATCACCTGGCACGGCCCCGGACAGCTGGTCGGCTACCCGATCCAGAAGCTGCCCCGCCCGGTGGACGTGGTGGCGCACGTGCGGCGCCTGGAGGAGGCGCTGATCCGCACCTGCGCGGAGTTCGGCCTGGAGACCACCCGGGTCGAGGGCCGCAGCGGGGTGTGGGTGCTCGGCGACCCGGTCGAGCTGCGGCCCGCGCTCGGCGGCCTCTCCCTCGACTTCGACCCGCGGCTGGCCGACGAGGAGTTCGACCCCCGGCTGAACGGTCCCGAGTACGCGCCCTCCAACGCCGGCCAGCGCCGCGAGGACCGGAAGATCGCCGCCATCGGCATCCGGGTGGCCAAGGGCGTCACGATGCACGGCTTCGCCCTGAACGTGAATCCGGACAACAAGTGGTTCGACAAGATCATCCCCTGCGGGATCCGGGACGCGGGCGTCGCCTCGCTCGCGGGCGAGCTGGGCCGGGACGTCACCATCGCCGAGGTGCTGCCCGTGGTCGAGCGGCATCTGCGGGACGTCCTGGAGAACGCCGACCTCAGGCCGCGCGCGGTCGAGAGGACGGCGGCCGTCTGACGGCGCGGTCCGGCGGACCCGCGGCACTCGCCCGGCGACGGGAATGATCTCCGCGGGTCGAAGGTTGGCCTCACCGACAGGGCGCAAGGAACACGGGCGTACGCTGGGTACGCCGAAGAATCGAAGTTACAGGGAGCCGATGTGTCCGCAGTCGCACCCGACGGACGCAAGTTGCTGCGCCTGGAGGTCCGCAACAGCCAGACCCCCATCGAGCGCAAGCCCGAGTGGATCAAGACCCGGGCGAAAATGGGTCCCGAGTACACGAAGATGCAGAACCTCGTGAAGAGCGAGGGCCTGCACACGGTCTGCCAGGAAGCCGGCTGCCCGAACATCTACGAGTGCTGGGAGGACCGCGAGGCGACCTTCCTCATCGGCGGCGACCAGTGCACCCGGCGCTGCGACTTCTGCCAGATCGACACGGGCAAGCCCGAGGCGCTGGACCGCGACGAGCCGCGCCGCGTGGGCGAGTCCGTGGTCACCATGGACCTGAACTACGCCACCATCACCGGCGTCGCCCGCGACGACCTGGCGGACGGCGGCGCCTGGCTGTACGCCGAGACCGTGCGCCAGATCCACGCGCAGACGGCGGAGCGCGAGGGCGGCCGGACCAAGGTCGAGCTGCTCGCCCCCGACTTCAACGCGGTCCCCGAGCAGCTCGCCGAGGTGTTCGAGTCCCGGCCCGAGGTCTTCGCGCACAACGTCGAGACGGTCCCGCGGATCTTCAAGCGGATCCGCCCCGGCTTCCGCTACGAGCGCTCCCTGAAGGTCATCACCGAGGCCCGCGACTTCGGCCTGGTGACCAAGTCCAACCTCATCCTCGGCATGGGCGAGACCCGCGAGGAGGTCGTCGAGGCGCTGAAGCAGCTGCACGAGGCGGGCTGCGAGCTGGTCACCATCACGCAGTACCTGCGCCCGAGCGTGCGCCACCACCCGGTGGAGCGCTGGGTCAAGCCGCAGGAGTTCGTGGAGCTGAAGGAGGAGGCCGAGCGGATCGGCTTCTCGGGCGTGATGTCCGGGCCGCTGGTACGGTCCTCCTACCGCGCCGGGCGGCTGTACCAGATGGCGATCGAGAAGCGGGGCGCCTTCGTCGCCGCGCAGGCCGTCTGAACCGTCCTCGTCGCCTGACGCACCGTCAACCGCCGTGCCCCGCCGCCTCCGACGGGGCCACCGGGACTGTGTGAATTCGAGCACAAGAACTTACCGCTCAGTAGTGGCCGAGACGACGCGGTCCCGGGCGTCCCCGCAGATGAGGGCGCCGACCGGGGCCGCGTCGCCCTTTTGGCCCGCGATGTCAGGGCTTCACCGCTGTTTGACCGGTCGGTCACGCCCTGGTAACACCAGACAGTGACCCTGGTTCCACACCATCCGCGTCCGGAGCCGTTACGAGGGGGGACCTCCACCATGCAGGCCGCGCCCGTCCGTGCCACCGCCATCCCGTCCTTCTCGGTCGCACTCCGTGCGGTCGAGTCGCTGCTCATGAGCGGCGGCCAGCGCACCGCCCGCCGCAACGCCTGGACCTCCGTGCTGGAGGACCGCCGCCGCGCCAAGGACCGGGTCGAGGCGCAGCGCGTCCTCGACCGCTTCCCGGCCGTACGCCCGTAGCGCGCGCCCCGCCGTACACCTGCGCCCGCGCCCCGTCGCACGCCCGCGCCGCGCCCCGTCGTGCGCCCGCGGCCGGGGGCCGGGCACTGCGTCGTCGGCCACTCGCGGGGGCACGTAGACTTCGTGGCATGGCGAGGAAGGAAACCGCAGCCGAGGCTGCCAACCCGGGGCGACTGAAGCAGATCGCCCTGACGTACAAGATGACCCGCAAGGCCGATCCGAAGATCGGTCTCGTACTCGCGGCTGTCGGCATCGTCGTCTTCGGTGTCCTTCTCGGGATCGGCTTCTTGATCGGCCACCCCGTCTATCTGGGCATCCTGGGCCTCCTGCTCGCCTTCCTGGCGATGGCGATCGTCTTCGGCCGCCGGGCCGAGCGGGCCGCCTTCGGGCAGATGGAGGGGCAGCCGGGCGCCGCCGCCGCGGTGCTGGACAACATCGGCCGCGGCTGGACCACCACCCCGGCCGTCGCCATGAACCGCAGCCAGGACGTGGTGCACCGCGCGGTCGGCAAGGCCGGCATCGTGCTGGTCGCCGAGGGCAACCCGAACCGGGTGAAGACCCTGCTCGCCGCCGAGAAGAAGAAGATGAACCGCATCGTCGCGGACGTCCCCGTGCGTGATGTGATCGTCGGCACCGGCGAAGGCCAGGTCGAGCTGAAGAAGCTGCGCACGACCATGCTGAAGTTCCCCCGCGTGCTGACCGGCCCCCAGGTGACCGCCACCAACGACCGGCTGCGCGCCCTGGGCGACCTGATGAGCAACATGCCGCTGCCGAAGGGCCCGATGCCCAAGGGCATGCGGATGCCGCGAGGCGGCGGCCCGAAGGCGCGCTGAGCCTTCCCCGCCGTACGAGCGGACAGCGTACGAGCGACGTACGACGAGAGGGGCGCCCGGAGTGATCCGGGCGCCCCTCTCGTCGTCGTTGCCGTGCCGCCTTGGGCGGGCCGCGGCCGCCGGGGCTCTACAGCCTCACAGCCCCCACAGCCCCCACAGCCCCTACAGCCGCACCTCGACCGTGCCCGCGA
The sequence above is drawn from the Streptomyces sp. SAT1 genome and encodes:
- the lipB gene encoding lipoyl(octanoyl) transferase LipB, whose product is MSEVRFVRRGFGAEAVDYQEAWDEQRRVHAARFADEIPDTVLLLEHPPVYTAGRRTQDSERPLDGTPVVDVDRGGKITWHGPGQLVGYPIQKLPRPVDVVAHVRRLEEALIRTCAEFGLETTRVEGRSGVWVLGDPVELRPALGGLSLDFDPRLADEEFDPRLNGPEYAPSNAGQRREDRKIAAIGIRVAKGVTMHGFALNVNPDNKWFDKIIPCGIRDAGVASLAGELGRDVTIAEVLPVVERHLRDVLENADLRPRAVERTAAV
- the lipA gene encoding lipoyl synthase; this encodes MSAVAPDGRKLLRLEVRNSQTPIERKPEWIKTRAKMGPEYTKMQNLVKSEGLHTVCQEAGCPNIYECWEDREATFLIGGDQCTRRCDFCQIDTGKPEALDRDEPRRVGESVVTMDLNYATITGVARDDLADGGAWLYAETVRQIHAQTAEREGGRTKVELLAPDFNAVPEQLAEVFESRPEVFAHNVETVPRIFKRIRPGFRYERSLKVITEARDFGLVTKSNLILGMGETREEVVEALKQLHEAGCELVTITQYLRPSVRHHPVERWVKPQEFVELKEEAERIGFSGVMSGPLVRSSYRAGRLYQMAIEKRGAFVAAQAV
- a CDS encoding SCO2195 family GlnR-regulated protein is translated as MQAAPVRATAIPSFSVALRAVESLLMSGGQRTARRNAWTSVLEDRRRAKDRVEAQRVLDRFPAVRP
- a CDS encoding DUF4191 domain-containing protein, translated to MARKETAAEAANPGRLKQIALTYKMTRKADPKIGLVLAAVGIVVFGVLLGIGFLIGHPVYLGILGLLLAFLAMAIVFGRRAERAAFGQMEGQPGAAAAVLDNIGRGWTTTPAVAMNRSQDVVHRAVGKAGIVLVAEGNPNRVKTLLAAEKKKMNRIVADVPVRDVIVGTGEGQVELKKLRTTMLKFPRVLTGPQVTATNDRLRALGDLMSNMPLPKGPMPKGMRMPRGGGPKAR